One window of the Fuerstiella sp. genome contains the following:
- a CDS encoding rhodanese-like domain-containing protein — MTTVRFRRSAVLLFLFLPVICEGKDKPTFTESGHTTDHLKMVKRSLVKNTAVLLDVREYSEWKAGHLEQADLLPLSIIRSGRLTDKQKKMLPKDKPVYCHCRSGGRVLAVSKILRGRGYDIRPLKAGYSDLLKAGFEKAK; from the coding sequence ATGACAACCGTCCGATTCCGCCGCTCTGCTGTCCTGCTTTTTCTGTTCCTGCCTGTGATCTGTGAGGGCAAAGACAAGCCGACGTTTACGGAATCAGGTCATACAACTGACCATCTTAAGATGGTGAAGAGGAGCCTTGTAAAAAACACTGCCGTGCTGCTTGATGTTCGTGAATACAGTGAGTGGAAGGCAGGGCACCTGGAACAGGCTGATCTGCTTCCGCTGAGTATCATTCGCAGCGGAAGACTGACGGATAAGCAGAAAAAAATGTTGCCGAAGGATAAGCCTGTGTACTGTCACTGCCGAAGTGGTGGTCGAGTACTGGCCGTTTCAAAAATTCTGCGGGGCAGGGGCTACGACATCAGGCCGTTGAAAGCAGGGTACTCTGATCTGCTTAAAGCCGGGTTTGAAAAGGCGAAGTAG
- a CDS encoding Gfo/Idh/MocA family oxidoreductase has protein sequence MQLTPEQQATGKHNFGQTVGVERREFLKSSAAAGAGLGALYFGYNKLKGKPVRTAFIGTGDEGNVLISEHPVDYMEIVAIADLRPANIDRTFKGSHPVARKGLIKVLGPDHTKVKTFSNHRDLLAKKDELGLEAVVIAVPLNQHAPVAIECMEAGLHVLCEKLMAKTVTACKEMIRLADKKDLKLAVGHQRHYSVLYANAAHLTEQGVLGDIKFIRAQWHRNNSFPKSDAWQKWDAFAKAHPEDKKLLVDMEKDGSLREFGYDNARKLVDWRLYNETGGGLMAELGSHQLDAASIFLGKVHPIAVQGYGGKNFFGIEGIGPQSAQEDIRDIDDQIFVTFEFPGKQYEQNERDISVVTYSSMNTNRWEPYGEAVFGSRATLVMKTEKEALLYKEASKASPGGVEQRIWAIEGTKGGAALDSYETSAPAVASKSGPAETVSRGYKEEMEHFCYCVRTGRNELRCDGRIAMADAIMALTANLAMKHKKRIEFKESWFDPASDDAPETDVQVTS, from the coding sequence GTGCAATTGACACCCGAACAGCAGGCAACCGGAAAACACAACTTTGGCCAGACAGTCGGCGTTGAACGTCGCGAATTTCTCAAGAGTAGTGCTGCTGCCGGTGCCGGCCTCGGGGCGCTCTACTTTGGATACAATAAACTCAAGGGTAAACCCGTCCGCACAGCGTTCATTGGTACCGGTGACGAAGGCAATGTACTGATCAGTGAGCACCCCGTGGATTATATGGAGATCGTCGCCATTGCAGATCTTCGTCCTGCCAATATCGACAGAACGTTCAAGGGCAGTCATCCGGTAGCACGGAAGGGATTGATCAAGGTTCTGGGGCCGGATCACACCAAAGTGAAGACATTCAGCAACCATCGTGACCTGCTTGCGAAGAAAGACGAACTGGGTCTGGAAGCCGTGGTGATTGCAGTGCCTCTCAACCAGCACGCGCCCGTCGCAATTGAATGCATGGAAGCCGGGCTGCACGTGCTGTGTGAAAAGCTAATGGCCAAAACGGTAACCGCCTGCAAGGAAATGATTCGACTGGCTGATAAAAAAGATCTCAAACTGGCTGTCGGTCATCAGCGACATTACAGCGTTCTGTATGCCAACGCAGCTCATTTGACAGAACAGGGTGTGCTGGGAGATATCAAATTCATTCGAGCTCAGTGGCACCGCAATAACAGTTTTCCGAAGAGCGATGCGTGGCAAAAATGGGACGCATTTGCAAAAGCTCACCCCGAAGACAAAAAACTTCTGGTTGACATGGAGAAGGACGGCTCGCTCAGAGAGTTCGGTTATGACAATGCGAGAAAGCTGGTCGACTGGCGTCTGTACAACGAAACCGGTGGCGGGCTCATGGCGGAACTGGGAAGTCATCAACTTGATGCTGCCAGTATTTTTCTCGGGAAAGTACACCCCATTGCTGTTCAGGGATACGGCGGAAAGAATTTCTTCGGTATCGAAGGTATTGGTCCGCAGTCGGCTCAGGAAGATATTCGTGACATCGACGACCAGATCTTTGTCACATTTGAATTTCCCGGTAAGCAATATGAACAGAATGAACGCGATATCAGCGTCGTGACCTACTCTTCCATGAACACAAATCGCTGGGAACCCTATGGTGAAGCAGTGTTCGGAAGTCGTGCGACACTCGTCATGAAGACTGAAAAAGAAGCTTTACTTTATAAAGAAGCAAGTAAAGCCAGTCCTGGTGGAGTCGAACAGCGAATCTGGGCAATCGAAGGCACCAAAGGAGGCGCGGCACTGGATTCCTACGAGACGTCGGCACCGGCAGTAGCCAGCAAGAGCGGCCCAGCTGAGACCGTCAGTCGCGGATATAAGGAAGAAATGGAGCACTTTTGCTACTGCGTGCGTACGGGTCGAAATGAGTTAAGGTGCGACGGTCGGATCGCCATGGCCGACGCCATCATGGCTCTCACTGCCAACCTGGCAATGAAACATAAAAAACGAATTGAGTTCAAAGAGTCGTGGTTCGACCCGGCCAGTGACGACGCACCGGAAACCGACGTACAGGTAACTTCGTAG
- a CDS encoding DoxX family protein, producing MQRNSIIAVIILVILRLAIGWQLLYEGLWKLDTLDTPRPWSSVGYLKNAEGPFRNIFRSMAGDPDDLDWLNYDVVAARWDDWARRFRSQYDLSKDQSKRLDKLLNGAFGNVDGRPAYAAELESLPAGVTSLREAARVSEKNVWYDAKRKRLYVDGRNHLKDSERDKLLRIVKDQDDEAGRQYEKAVQQVYQRQKRGIGYKEKLAGALKGNPELLGIQLKPYADSQRVGQKQKYRAMLTRYQNLRDNAKTHFQWDHLQSDWKKIQSLRAEITTPVKSLENEFHEKARGLLTPNQIESGLQSKPWSILRIADLTTMWGLTILGILLISGLFTRFAAISAAGMLFSFYLAMPPLPGVPEIPGPEHSYIINKNLIEVIALLAIASLPTGRWFGVDAWFRGRKVGTASA from the coding sequence ATGCAGCGAAACTCTATCATCGCCGTAATAATTCTCGTGATACTGCGTCTGGCAATAGGCTGGCAGCTGCTTTACGAAGGTCTCTGGAAACTCGACACACTTGATACTCCCCGCCCCTGGTCATCAGTCGGATATCTAAAAAATGCGGAGGGGCCTTTCAGGAATATCTTTCGATCAATGGCAGGTGATCCGGATGACCTGGACTGGCTAAATTACGATGTGGTAGCAGCTCGATGGGACGACTGGGCACGACGATTCCGCTCACAATATGATCTCAGCAAAGATCAGTCGAAGCGTCTGGACAAATTACTGAACGGAGCGTTTGGCAATGTCGACGGACGGCCCGCCTATGCTGCTGAACTGGAATCGCTGCCGGCGGGTGTCACCAGTCTCAGAGAAGCGGCTCGGGTCAGTGAAAAGAACGTATGGTATGATGCCAAACGGAAGCGACTTTATGTTGACGGAAGAAACCATCTCAAAGACAGTGAACGGGATAAACTACTCAGAATCGTAAAAGACCAGGATGACGAGGCCGGCAGGCAGTATGAGAAAGCGGTACAGCAAGTCTACCAAAGGCAGAAACGGGGCATTGGATACAAGGAAAAACTCGCGGGAGCACTCAAGGGAAATCCTGAGCTTCTGGGTATTCAGCTAAAACCGTATGCAGACTCTCAGCGAGTCGGTCAAAAGCAAAAATATCGGGCAATGCTGACTCGATACCAAAATCTGCGAGACAACGCGAAAACCCATTTTCAATGGGATCATCTTCAGTCAGACTGGAAAAAAATACAGTCGTTACGGGCCGAAATCACGACTCCGGTCAAATCTCTGGAAAATGAATTTCACGAGAAAGCCCGAGGGCTGCTGACTCCGAATCAAATCGAAAGCGGTCTACAGTCAAAACCGTGGTCTATACTGCGTATTGCTGATCTGACGACGATGTGGGGACTGACAATTCTTGGAATCCTGCTGATCTCCGGTCTGTTTACCCGATTCGCAGCGATCTCAGCCGCAGGAATGTTGTTCAGTTTCTACCTGGCGATGCCTCCGCTGCCCGGGGTGCCGGAAATACCAGGCCCGGAACACAGTTACATCATCAACAAGAATCTGATTGAGGTCATTGCATTGCTGGCGATCGCCTCTCTGCCGACAGGGCGGTGGTTCGGTGTGGACGCATGGTTCCGTGGTCGGAAAGTCGGAACCGCTTCGGCATAA
- a CDS encoding FAD:protein FMN transferase: MAGSEKSRRDLLFGRVVRQRDLPVAGATLRLSIHAMACDFAAAVNAGETAELLNCGDGLEVVPAIESWLSSYQPESELSQLNALDKGCRITVSDGLFRILQLSQNLSETTGGAFDLASGAQIRLWKQCRAEQRIPTNTEIRHAVSTSGMQHLRLDDCSRTVTVQTSGLSLDPGAIGKGFALDRAIEIIEAGAIRPKSFLIHGGRSSLIARGEHNVLAGWPVGIGNPLLTNRRLGTVILRNQAMSTSGSNVQFFRCEGRRFGHILDPRTGWPVEGMLSVTVLAESAAVADALSTAFFVLGVEKAVEYCDNFREVGAILVPFPESGARIQPVVVGIPPDQLYWDEGLVALS; the protein is encoded by the coding sequence ATGGCTGGTTCGGAAAAATCGCGGCGTGATCTTCTGTTTGGTAGAGTGGTCAGGCAGCGCGACCTGCCTGTTGCCGGGGCAACACTGAGACTCAGCATCCATGCGATGGCCTGCGACTTTGCAGCAGCAGTCAATGCCGGGGAAACCGCTGAATTACTGAACTGCGGTGATGGACTGGAAGTCGTACCCGCGATTGAATCCTGGTTGAGTTCGTATCAACCCGAAAGCGAACTGTCACAGCTAAACGCACTCGACAAAGGATGCCGCATTACGGTTTCCGATGGCCTGTTCCGGATACTTCAACTGTCGCAAAATCTGTCGGAAACAACCGGGGGAGCATTTGATCTGGCGTCCGGTGCTCAAATCCGGCTGTGGAAACAGTGCAGGGCAGAACAACGAATTCCCACAAACACTGAGATCCGGCACGCCGTGAGCACTTCGGGGATGCAGCATCTCCGACTGGATGACTGTTCCCGAACAGTGACAGTGCAAACCAGCGGCCTGTCTCTGGATCCGGGAGCCATCGGCAAAGGATTTGCACTGGATCGTGCCATTGAAATCATTGAAGCAGGGGCAATTCGACCGAAGAGTTTTTTGATTCACGGAGGTCGCAGCAGCCTGATCGCCCGTGGTGAACACAACGTTTTGGCTGGTTGGCCGGTTGGGATTGGTAACCCATTGCTGACAAATCGTCGACTGGGAACGGTAATTCTCAGGAATCAGGCAATGTCAACGAGCGGTTCAAATGTACAATTCTTTCGCTGCGAAGGGCGTCGATTTGGCCATATTCTCGACCCGCGAACTGGCTGGCCGGTTGAAGGAATGTTGTCGGTGACGGTTTTAGCTGAATCAGCAGCGGTTGCTGATGCGCTTTCCACAGCGTTTTTTGTACTGGGGGTCGAAAAGGCCGTCGAGTATTGTGATAATTTCCGGGAGGTTGGTGCGATTTTGGTTCCGTTTCCTGAAAGCGGTGCCCGAATTCAGCCTGTTGTCGTCGGAATTCCACCGGACCAGCTTTACTGGGACGAAGGGCTGGTTGCCCTGTCCTGA
- the carB gene encoding carbamoyl-phosphate synthase large subunit, translating into MPRRKDIHKILIIGSGPIVIGQACEFDYSGTQACKSLREEGYEVVLVNSNPATIMTDPDTADRTYIEPITWQYVEKIIEQERPDALLPTLGGQTGLNTAMDLARRGILEKYNCEMIGAREDVINRAEERESFKTAMTAIGLEVPRSAAVHTLDEAKTAVEDIGLPVIVRASFTLGGTGGGIAYNIHEFEDIVRRGLELSPVTEVLLEESILGWKEYEMEVMRDRADNVVIICSIENFDPMGVHTGDSITVAPAQTLTDKEYQRMRDATIACMRAIGVETGGSNVQFAIDPRTGRMTIIEMNPRVSRSSALASKATGFPIAKIAAKLAVGYTLDEIPNDITQETLACFEPTIDYVVTKIPRWTFEKFPEADPTLTVQMKSVGETMAIGRTFRESLQKALRGLEIGQFGFGGGKKDLWGTSQQPDTDAIRKKLSTPNEGRIFWLRYAFRSGMSVDDIFALTDIDPWFLRNLRQLISIEDEIRSMARIQDVSPELMKRAKQNGFSDAQLGFWWNTSQMEVRRYRKSLGIEATFKQVDTCAAEFEAHTPYYYSTYEQEDETPVKKQDAQRIMILGGGPNRIGQGIEFDYCCCQAAFALKELGIESIMVNSNPETVSTDYDTSDYLFFEPLTTEDVLNIYDRMAPDGVIVQFGGQTPLNLARGLETAGVNIIGTSPDMIDAAEDRERFQAILEKLELRQPPNGTAVNTEGARTAADRIGYPVLVRPSYVLGGRAMEICYDQESLVRYMTEAVDSSPEKPVLIDKFLEDAIEVDVDAISDGETTIVGGIMEHIEEAGVHSGDSACALPPHSLPESVLQEIRAATRSLAAELQVRGLMNIQFAVKAENDDFIVYLLEVNPRASRSSPFVSKATGRSLARIAAKVMAGVTLKQQNQTHEIVPNYTSVKESVFPFNRFIGVDIVLGPEMRSTGEVMGIHKTFPVSFAKSQIAAGAQLPTEGKVFISVAAGHKNKMISTARRLKQLGFDIVCTAGTARVFREAGIEVDVVRKLQEGRPNLLDVMANGEIQFIFNTPSGKGARTDEGRIRAASVAHRVPCVTTLPGCVAVVEALEALRGQPDPQIRTIQEWMQELNSPEYQRS; encoded by the coding sequence GTGCCACGGCGTAAAGACATCCATAAGATCCTGATCATTGGTTCCGGTCCCATTGTCATCGGACAGGCCTGTGAGTTTGATTACTCGGGCACACAGGCCTGCAAATCTCTTCGTGAAGAGGGATACGAAGTCGTTCTGGTCAATTCCAACCCTGCCACGATCATGACCGATCCGGATACAGCCGATCGAACTTACATTGAACCGATTACATGGCAGTACGTTGAAAAGATCATCGAACAGGAGCGACCTGACGCGCTGCTGCCAACGCTTGGCGGGCAGACCGGACTCAATACGGCCATGGATCTGGCTCGCAGAGGGATTCTGGAAAAGTACAACTGTGAAATGATCGGAGCACGCGAGGATGTCATCAACCGGGCCGAAGAACGTGAATCGTTTAAGACAGCGATGACCGCAATCGGCCTGGAAGTCCCCAGAAGCGCCGCAGTTCACACGCTGGACGAAGCAAAAACGGCCGTCGAAGACATCGGCCTGCCGGTGATCGTACGGGCCAGTTTTACACTTGGAGGAACCGGAGGAGGAATTGCATACAACATTCACGAGTTTGAGGACATCGTCCGCCGGGGACTCGAACTCTCACCGGTGACAGAGGTACTGCTGGAAGAATCCATCCTTGGGTGGAAAGAGTACGAAATGGAAGTGATGCGTGATCGCGCTGACAACGTGGTCATCATCTGTTCGATTGAGAATTTCGATCCGATGGGAGTTCATACGGGTGATTCCATCACAGTCGCTCCGGCGCAAACGCTGACGGACAAGGAATATCAGCGGATGCGTGATGCAACCATTGCCTGTATGCGGGCAATCGGTGTGGAAACAGGGGGGTCCAATGTTCAGTTCGCCATCGATCCCCGCACGGGTCGCATGACGATCATCGAAATGAATCCAAGAGTCAGTCGTTCCAGTGCACTGGCATCGAAGGCGACCGGCTTCCCGATTGCAAAAATTGCCGCCAAGCTGGCGGTGGGTTACACGCTGGATGAAATTCCCAATGACATCACCCAGGAAACCCTGGCCTGTTTCGAACCGACCATCGACTACGTCGTGACCAAAATTCCTCGCTGGACGTTCGAGAAATTTCCGGAAGCCGACCCCACACTCACGGTGCAGATGAAATCTGTGGGCGAGACGATGGCCATTGGACGCACTTTCCGGGAGTCACTGCAAAAAGCACTGCGAGGCCTTGAAATCGGACAGTTCGGATTCGGCGGCGGTAAGAAGGATTTGTGGGGCACCAGTCAACAGCCCGATACAGACGCCATTCGCAAGAAGCTGTCAACTCCCAACGAAGGTCGGATTTTTTGGCTGCGTTACGCGTTCCGGTCGGGCATGAGTGTCGATGACATCTTCGCCCTGACGGACATTGATCCGTGGTTCCTGCGGAACCTGCGTCAGTTAATATCAATCGAAGACGAAATCCGGTCGATGGCACGTATTCAGGACGTATCACCTGAACTGATGAAACGAGCCAAGCAAAACGGATTTTCAGATGCGCAACTGGGGTTCTGGTGGAATACCTCACAGATGGAAGTACGGCGCTATCGCAAGTCGCTGGGAATCGAGGCGACATTCAAGCAGGTAGACACATGCGCCGCAGAATTTGAGGCACACACACCATACTACTATTCCACCTATGAACAGGAAGACGAAACTCCTGTCAAGAAACAGGACGCACAAAGAATCATGATACTGGGCGGTGGCCCAAACCGGATTGGTCAGGGAATTGAATTCGACTACTGCTGTTGCCAGGCAGCGTTTGCACTGAAAGAACTTGGAATCGAAAGTATTATGGTCAACTCGAACCCGGAAACGGTTTCGACAGACTACGACACTTCAGACTATCTGTTCTTCGAACCTCTCACTACAGAAGATGTTCTGAATATCTACGACCGAATGGCCCCGGATGGTGTGATCGTACAGTTCGGCGGACAAACGCCTCTGAATCTCGCCCGTGGACTCGAAACCGCCGGTGTCAACATTATTGGCACCAGCCCGGACATGATCGACGCGGCCGAAGACCGTGAGCGGTTTCAGGCCATCCTGGAAAAACTGGAACTGCGTCAACCGCCAAACGGAACAGCAGTCAACACAGAGGGCGCTCGAACGGCAGCCGACAGAATCGGCTACCCGGTCCTTGTGCGTCCGAGTTACGTGCTGGGGGGGCGAGCCATGGAAATCTGCTACGACCAGGAATCTTTAGTTCGCTACATGACGGAAGCAGTCGACTCCTCTCCCGAAAAACCGGTCCTGATCGACAAATTCCTGGAAGACGCAATCGAAGTTGATGTGGATGCCATTTCGGATGGTGAGACAACGATCGTGGGAGGGATTATGGAGCACATCGAAGAAGCCGGTGTGCACTCAGGAGATTCGGCTTGTGCACTGCCTCCTCATTCTCTTCCGGAATCAGTGCTCCAGGAAATCCGTGCTGCCACAAGGTCTCTCGCCGCAGAACTGCAGGTACGGGGACTCATGAATATTCAGTTCGCGGTCAAGGCCGAAAACGATGATTTTATTGTCTACCTCCTGGAGGTGAATCCTCGTGCCAGCCGTTCTTCACCTTTTGTATCCAAGGCCACCGGCCGTTCGCTGGCTCGAATTGCCGCAAAGGTCATGGCAGGCGTCACCCTCAAACAACAAAACCAGACCCATGAAATTGTACCGAACTACACGTCCGTGAAAGAAAGCGTCTTTCCGTTCAATCGATTCATTGGAGTCGACATTGTGCTTGGTCCGGAAATGCGATCAACGGGTGAAGTCATGGGGATTCATAAAACATTTCCGGTGTCGTTTGCCAAGTCCCAGATCGCCGCCGGGGCTCAGCTGCCGACCGAAGGGAAAGTATTCATCAGTGTGGCCGCCGGTCACAAAAACAAGATGATCAGTACCGCACGTCGTTTGAAGCAGCTTGGATTCGATATCGTTTGTACAGCGGGAACCGCCCGCGTCTTCCGGGAAGCCGGGATCGAAGTGGACGTTGTTCGCAAACTGCAGGAAGGTCGACCAAACCTGCTGGACGTTATGGCAAACGGTGAAATTCAATTCATTTTCAACACGCCAAGTGGAAAGGGCGCACGAACGGATGAAGGACGTATTCGGGCTGCTTCGGTGGCACACCGGGTTCCCTGTGTAACAACACTGCCAGGCTGTGTGGCCGTTGTCGAAGCCCTGGAAGCACTCCGTGGTCAGCCGGATCCACAGATTCGTACCATTCAGGAATGGATGCAGGAACTCAATTCTCCCGAGTATCAACGTTCCTGA
- a CDS encoding nucleoside hydrolase: MVQKLIIDADPGIGDTLAILTAMADPSIELLAVTASAGIVSGVQATRNLQYLIELIDPVRHPRIGQCNLPASINDAMPEVADLFNSLNGRHGLGGTDVQTADLHNRRESIKLIVDIVREFPGEVRLLTLGPFSNLCAAADYDPELSEHLHSVVSLGGSTRAAGDVTATAEFNIWADTQAARAVCGVPVHKTLVPLEISRQPVLSFDDVDTLCGFLKNTTKGAFVSRLLQFSIRGYRKYRAQEGIPLQGVSALAVAASAEAFQVESGLIDVETTGELTQGMTVIDRRPIRSRRNNFDVVTSIDDLGVVDYFTRAIRRICQ; encoded by the coding sequence TTGGTTCAAAAGCTGATTATCGACGCCGATCCGGGTATCGGTGATACCCTGGCCATTTTGACTGCAATGGCCGATCCCTCCATCGAACTGCTGGCCGTTACAGCGTCTGCCGGGATTGTTTCCGGCGTCCAGGCAACTCGCAATCTGCAATACCTGATCGAACTGATCGATCCTGTGCGACATCCGCGAATCGGTCAGTGCAACCTGCCGGCATCGATTAATGACGCGATGCCTGAGGTTGCTGATCTGTTCAACAGTCTGAATGGCCGTCACGGACTTGGCGGGACAGACGTACAGACTGCTGATCTTCATAACCGCCGGGAGTCGATCAAGCTGATCGTCGATATCGTTCGCGAATTTCCCGGTGAAGTTCGGCTGCTGACGCTCGGACCATTTTCAAATCTTTGCGCTGCCGCCGATTATGATCCGGAATTATCGGAACACCTGCACAGTGTCGTATCGCTCGGGGGCAGTACCCGAGCGGCAGGGGATGTCACTGCAACTGCTGAGTTCAACATATGGGCAGACACTCAGGCCGCACGTGCTGTCTGTGGAGTGCCGGTGCATAAAACTTTGGTCCCGCTGGAAATCAGTCGGCAGCCGGTACTCAGTTTTGACGACGTTGACACGTTATGCGGATTTCTGAAAAACACGACGAAAGGAGCTTTTGTATCCCGCCTGCTCCAGTTCTCAATTCGCGGATATCGTAAATACAGGGCTCAGGAGGGAATTCCTCTGCAGGGAGTTTCAGCACTTGCCGTGGCTGCCAGCGCCGAAGCCTTTCAGGTTGAAAGCGGACTGATCGATGTTGAAACGACCGGGGAGCTGACTCAGGGAATGACGGTGATTGATCGGCGCCCGATTCGGTCACGGCGCAATAACTTTGACGTAGTGACGTCAATCGATGATCTTGGTGTTGTGGACTATTTTACCCGAGCTATTCGTCGCATTTGTCAGTGA
- a CDS encoding uroporphyrinogen-III synthase yields the protein MLDLPVVCSFESRRAEQMFRLIERHGGQPIVAPSMQEIPLENNRPAVRGIHLLALGKVDFLILLTGVGTTAMMELARSISLEQRLLEQMACLPIIVRGPKPAAVIHRLGLQPAISAESPNTWREVMAAIDAAGLSLQGRTVAVQEYGVSSPDLTGALQCRGAAVQHIPVYRWALPEKQAPLRQAIHTSVDGKTDMTLFTSAQQLRHVLQVARELGLEDKWLGTVPNIGSIGPTCSDAIREAGLQVWFEADPPKMGPLVRGALEQYSS from the coding sequence ATGTTGGACCTTCCTGTCGTATGCAGTTTTGAAAGTCGTCGTGCGGAACAAATGTTCCGACTGATCGAACGTCACGGCGGACAGCCGATTGTTGCCCCTTCGATGCAGGAGATTCCTCTGGAAAACAATCGGCCGGCCGTTCGAGGCATTCATCTGCTTGCTTTGGGAAAGGTCGACTTCCTGATCCTGCTCACCGGTGTGGGAACGACTGCCATGATGGAACTGGCGCGATCGATATCACTGGAACAGCGACTGCTGGAGCAAATGGCCTGCCTGCCAATTATTGTTCGGGGACCCAAACCGGCCGCCGTGATTCACAGGCTGGGACTCCAGCCTGCGATTTCAGCGGAATCACCTAATACCTGGCGAGAGGTTATGGCGGCTATCGATGCAGCCGGTCTCAGCCTTCAGGGACGAACTGTGGCCGTGCAGGAATACGGCGTTTCCAGTCCGGACCTGACTGGTGCTCTGCAGTGTCGAGGAGCTGCCGTACAGCACATTCCGGTCTATCGCTGGGCCCTCCCTGAAAAACAGGCACCGTTGCGACAGGCAATCCATACATCCGTTGACGGAAAAACGGATATGACACTGTTCACGAGTGCTCAGCAGTTACGGCATGTGCTGCAGGTGGCTCGGGAGCTGGGTCTGGAGGACAAATGGCTGGGGACTGTTCCCAATATCGGTTCGATTGGTCCTACCTGTTCGGACGCAATTCGTGAGGCTGGTCTGCAGGTTTGGTTTGAAGCAGACCCGCCAAAAATGGGCCCGCTCGTTCGAGGCGCTCTGGAACAGTATAGTTCGTAG
- the rph gene encoding ribonuclease PH, giving the protein MARHDGRAVDELRPISIQRGFTKTAAAGVLVQAGDTMVLCTASLEKSVPSWRHPRDEHAPVLGWVTAEYSMLPGSTSPRKHRDRKKVDGRTTEIQRLIGRSLRAAVDFEALGEHTIVVDCDVLQADGGTRTLSTTGGFIALCEVILSIESERPILRDSVAAVSVGVIEGKPVLDLDYVEDSSADVDMNVIMTGSGRFIEVQGTAEGEPFDDETLQQLLSLGRSGIQQLTQYQRKSFGELWPLK; this is encoded by the coding sequence ATGGCTCGACATGACGGACGTGCAGTTGACGAATTGCGACCCATTTCTATTCAGCGTGGATTTACAAAAACAGCTGCAGCAGGTGTCCTGGTCCAGGCGGGCGACACGATGGTGCTTTGTACCGCCAGTCTTGAAAAATCGGTTCCGTCGTGGCGTCATCCTCGTGATGAACATGCACCGGTACTCGGCTGGGTGACTGCCGAATACAGTATGCTTCCTGGCAGCACATCACCTCGAAAACACCGAGACCGAAAAAAAGTTGATGGTCGAACTACTGAGATTCAGCGACTGATCGGCCGAAGTCTGCGCGCGGCTGTCGATTTCGAAGCGCTGGGAGAACACACAATTGTTGTTGATTGCGACGTTTTGCAGGCTGACGGCGGCACGCGTACTCTCAGTACGACGGGTGGTTTCATTGCGTTGTGTGAGGTGATCCTTTCGATTGAATCAGAGAGACCCATACTGCGAGACAGTGTGGCGGCTGTCAGTGTGGGCGTGATCGAAGGCAAGCCCGTACTGGACCTGGATTACGTTGAAGACAGTTCTGCCGATGTGGATATGAACGTCATTATGACCGGCAGTGGTCGATTCATTGAGGTGCAGGGGACTGCAGAAGGGGAACCATTTGATGATGAGACTTTGCAGCAACTGCTGAGTCTGGGTCGCAGTGGGATTCAGCAACTCACGCAATATCAACGGAAGTCGTTTGGCGAACTGTGGCCGCTCAAATAG